A part of Citrifermentans bremense genomic DNA contains:
- the rpsU gene encoding 30S ribosomal protein S21 — protein MPGVKVKEAEPFELALKKFKKQCEKAGILSEVRKREHYEKPSIKKKKKAIAARKRALKKQRKMVD, from the coding sequence ATGCCGGGAGTAAAGGTAAAAGAAGCTGAACCGTTTGAGCTTGCGCTCAAAAAGTTCAAAAAGCAGTGCGAGAAAGCTGGGATCCTTTCAGAGGTTCGCAAAAGAGAGCACTACGAGAAGCCGAGCATCAAGAAGAAGAAAAAGGCCATTGCAGCGCGCAAGCGTGCTCTGAAAAAACAGCGGAAGATGGTTGACTAG
- the hisA gene encoding 1-(5-phosphoribosyl)-5-[(5-phosphoribosylamino)methylideneamino]imidazole-4-carboxamide isomerase, whose protein sequence is MIIIPAIDLKNGCCVRLEQGLMEKDTVFNDDPGAQAAEWQRQGGEILHIVDLDGAFAGEPKNRSAIEAIVKSVTIPTQLGGGIRDIATIEAYLSLGIGRVIIGTAAQRNPAFVKEACAKFPGKIVVGIDAKNGMVAVQGWAEVTGVTATELARQFEGDGVSAIIYTDISRDGMMQGPNIQATKTLAEAINIPVIASGGLSSLQDIENLIAIESSGVTGVITGKAIYSGAINLAEAIALTKKQR, encoded by the coding sequence ATGATCATCATTCCCGCAATTGATCTGAAAAACGGCTGCTGCGTCCGCTTGGAGCAGGGGCTGATGGAGAAGGACACGGTATTCAACGACGACCCGGGCGCGCAGGCAGCGGAATGGCAGCGCCAGGGGGGCGAGATCCTGCACATAGTGGACCTAGACGGCGCCTTCGCAGGGGAGCCCAAGAACCGCTCGGCGATCGAAGCGATAGTCAAATCCGTGACGATCCCGACCCAGCTGGGTGGCGGCATCAGGGACATCGCCACCATAGAGGCCTACCTCTCATTGGGCATCGGGCGCGTCATCATCGGGACCGCGGCGCAGAGAAACCCCGCTTTCGTGAAGGAAGCTTGCGCCAAGTTCCCGGGCAAGATCGTGGTCGGGATCGATGCCAAGAACGGCATGGTCGCGGTGCAGGGTTGGGCCGAGGTGACCGGCGTCACCGCCACGGAGCTCGCCAGGCAATTCGAGGGTGACGGCGTCTCCGCCATCATCTATACCGACATCAGCCGCGACGGGATGATGCAGGGGCCGAACATCCAGGCGACCAAGACGCTGGCCGAGGCCATCAACATCCCGGTGATCGCCTCCGGCGGGCTCTCCTCGCTGCAGGACATCGAGAACCTGATCGCCATCGAGTCTTCCGGTGTCACCGGCGTCATCACCGGCAAGGCCATCTATTCCGGCGCCATCAACCTCGCCGAGGCCATAGCGCTGACTAAGAAACAGCGCTGA
- the hisH gene encoding imidazole glycerol phosphate synthase subunit HisH has product MIAIIDYGMGNLRSVQKGFEKVGFDAVVTADPKVLLDAERVVLPGVGAFRDCMRNLEEGGFVEPILKVIQEGKPFLGICLGLQLLFTESEEFGKHQGLNVIPGKVLRFPEGMEEGGEELKVPHMGWNQLSFKRPSPLFQGIDDGTNVYFVHSYYVKPDDESVVAATTGYGIDFCAAIWRDNVVAAQFHPEKSQDKGLAMLKNFAQMK; this is encoded by the coding sequence ATGATCGCGATTATTGACTACGGCATGGGGAACCTGCGCTCCGTGCAGAAGGGGTTCGAGAAGGTCGGCTTCGATGCCGTCGTCACCGCGGATCCCAAGGTGCTGCTCGACGCCGAGCGGGTGGTCCTGCCGGGTGTGGGCGCTTTCCGTGACTGCATGAGGAACCTGGAAGAGGGGGGCTTCGTTGAGCCGATCCTTAAGGTGATCCAGGAGGGGAAGCCTTTTCTCGGCATCTGCCTGGGGCTGCAGCTTCTCTTCACCGAAAGCGAGGAGTTCGGCAAGCACCAGGGGCTGAACGTCATCCCCGGCAAGGTGCTCCGCTTCCCGGAAGGGATGGAGGAGGGGGGCGAGGAGCTCAAGGTCCCGCACATGGGATGGAACCAGTTGAGCTTCAAGCGTCCGTCGCCGCTTTTCCAGGGGATTGATGACGGGACCAACGTCTACTTCGTCCACTCCTACTACGTGAAGCCCGATGACGAGTCGGTCGTGGCCGCGACCACAGGTTACGGCATCGATTTCTGCGCGGCTATCTGGCGCGACAACGTCGTCGCCGCGCAGTTCCACCCGGAAAAGTCCCAGGACAAGGGGCTCGCGATGCTGAAGAACTTCGCGCAGATGAAATAA
- a CDS encoding DUF1385 domain-containing protein, with translation MSKINIGGQAVLEGVMMRAPRSLAIAVRRPDGDISVKSETVIPLSERYPITKLPIVRGAVALFSSLIIGIKALNFSANEAMAEGEEKEEINNWAIAGTMGAAFGFGILLFFIMPLYLTKLLVPIIGDSNIVFNLVDGVIRVVVFLLYILAISRMGDIKRVFQYHGAEHKCIFTFEAGEELTVDNVRKYSCLHPRCGTSFLLIVMLVSILVFSLIPKLWPFYLKAGSRVVLLPLIAGLSYEVLKWSAKHDEHALVKLMISPGLALQRLTTGEPDDSQIEVAIKSMEVALELNGGYKDDRLVV, from the coding sequence GTGTCAAAGATAAACATTGGCGGACAGGCGGTACTTGAAGGGGTGATGATGCGGGCTCCCCGCTCGCTGGCCATCGCAGTGAGAAGGCCCGACGGCGACATCTCGGTCAAGAGCGAGACGGTGATCCCCCTCTCGGAGAGGTATCCCATCACCAAGCTCCCGATTGTCCGGGGCGCGGTGGCGCTCTTCTCCTCGCTGATCATCGGCATCAAGGCGCTCAACTTCTCTGCCAACGAGGCCATGGCCGAGGGGGAAGAGAAGGAGGAGATCAACAACTGGGCCATCGCCGGGACCATGGGTGCGGCGTTCGGGTTCGGCATCCTCTTGTTCTTCATCATGCCGCTTTACCTGACCAAGCTCCTGGTCCCCATCATCGGCGACTCCAACATCGTCTTCAACCTGGTGGATGGGGTGATCCGGGTGGTCGTGTTCCTCCTCTACATCCTCGCGATCTCCCGGATGGGGGACATCAAGCGGGTCTTCCAGTACCACGGCGCCGAGCACAAGTGCATCTTCACCTTCGAGGCGGGGGAGGAGCTGACGGTCGATAACGTCCGCAAGTACAGCTGCCTGCACCCGCGCTGCGGCACGAGCTTCCTGTTGATCGTGATGCTGGTGAGTATCCTGGTTTTCTCGCTGATACCGAAGCTTTGGCCCTTCTACCTGAAGGCGGGTTCCAGGGTCGTGCTGCTTCCGCTCATCGCTGGGCTCTCCTACGAGGTCCTGAAATGGAGCGCCAAGCACGACGAGCACGCGCTGGTGAAGCTGATGATCTCCCCGGGACTTGCGCTGCAGCGGCTCACCACTGGCGAGCCCGACGACAGCCAGATCGAGGTGGCGATCAAGTCGATGGAAGTGGCGCTGGAGCTGAACGGCGGCTACAAGGACGACCGGCTGGTCGTGTAG
- the hisG gene encoding ATP phosphoribosyltransferase, giving the protein MPDFITIAIPKGRILQDSVALFKKIGIDCEELLSDTRKLVFENQEQKMRYMIVRATDVPTYVEYGCADLGIVGKDTLMEAEKDLYEPLDLKFGYCRLMVAEPVELSRKDDPSAWNNIRIATKYPNVTEKYFAAKGIQVELIKLYGSIELAPLVGLSERIVDLVSTGETLKQNGLAEIETIAEITCRLIVNRASMKTKHERISKIIEGLEQHI; this is encoded by the coding sequence ATGCCCGATTTCATCACCATCGCCATCCCCAAAGGCCGCATCCTGCAGGATTCCGTAGCCCTCTTCAAGAAGATCGGTATCGACTGCGAGGAGCTCCTCTCCGACACCCGCAAGCTCGTTTTTGAAAACCAGGAACAGAAGATGCGCTACATGATCGTGCGCGCCACGGACGTCCCGACCTACGTCGAGTACGGCTGCGCCGATCTCGGCATTGTCGGCAAGGACACGCTGATGGAGGCGGAGAAGGACCTCTACGAGCCGCTGGACCTGAAGTTCGGCTACTGCCGCCTCATGGTCGCCGAGCCGGTGGAGCTCTCCAGAAAGGACGACCCTTCCGCCTGGAACAACATCAGGATTGCCACCAAGTACCCCAACGTCACGGAGAAGTATTTCGCCGCCAAGGGGATTCAGGTCGAGCTGATCAAGCTGTACGGGTCCATCGAGCTGGCGCCGCTGGTGGGCCTTTCCGAGCGCATCGTCGACCTCGTTTCCACCGGTGAGACCCTGAAGCAAAACGGCCTGGCCGAGATCGAGACCATCGCCGAGATCACCTGCCGCCTCATCGTGAACCGCGCCAGCATGAAGACCAAGCACGAAAGGATCTCCAAGATCATCGAGGGGCTGGAACAGCACATCTAG
- the prfA gene encoding peptide chain release factor 1 — protein sequence MFEKIAELERRFGELESLLSDPEVLANQTEFRKLSKEHSGLAELVAAYREYKKILSDIDDNRELLKEPDQEMREMAQAELSSLEARREELEGEIKLLLLPKDPNDDKNVVLEIRAGTGGDESALFAGDLFRMYSRFAETNRWRVEVISASESEKGGFKEVIALVEGTGVFAKLKYESGTHRVQRVPETEAQGRIHTSACTVAVMPEAEDVDIDINPADLKIDVYRSSGAGGQHVNTTDSAVRITHLPTGTVVACQEERSQIKNRAKAMKVLKSRILDNILMEQNAKLAADRKSQVGSGDRSERIRTYNFPQGRMTDHRIGLTLYRLDAIMAGDIAEIADSLRQHYQMEALQAQSEGM from the coding sequence ATGTTTGAAAAGATAGCCGAGCTGGAGAGACGTTTCGGGGAGCTGGAATCGCTCCTGTCTGACCCCGAGGTGCTGGCGAACCAGACCGAGTTCAGAAAGCTCTCCAAGGAGCATTCGGGCCTCGCCGAGCTGGTTGCCGCCTACCGCGAGTACAAGAAGATCCTCTCCGACATCGACGACAACAGGGAACTCCTGAAGGAACCGGACCAGGAGATGCGCGAGATGGCGCAGGCAGAGCTTTCCTCACTTGAGGCGCGGCGCGAGGAGCTGGAAGGTGAGATCAAGTTGCTCCTTCTCCCCAAGGACCCGAACGACGACAAGAACGTCGTGCTCGAGATCCGCGCCGGAACCGGCGGGGACGAGTCGGCGCTTTTTGCGGGGGACCTGTTCCGCATGTACTCCCGCTTCGCCGAGACCAACCGCTGGCGCGTCGAGGTCATCTCCGCCTCCGAGTCCGAGAAGGGTGGCTTCAAGGAGGTCATAGCTCTCGTCGAGGGGACCGGCGTCTTCGCCAAGCTGAAGTACGAGTCGGGGACCCACCGCGTGCAGCGCGTTCCCGAGACCGAGGCGCAGGGACGGATCCACACCAGCGCCTGCACCGTCGCGGTGATGCCCGAGGCGGAGGACGTCGACATCGACATCAATCCCGCTGACCTGAAGATCGACGTGTACCGTTCCTCCGGCGCCGGCGGGCAGCACGTCAACACCACCGACTCCGCGGTCAGGATCACCCATCTCCCCACCGGGACCGTCGTTGCCTGCCAGGAAGAGCGCAGCCAGATCAAGAACCGTGCGAAGGCCATGAAGGTATTGAAGTCCAGGATCCTGGACAACATCCTCATGGAGCAGAACGCGAAGCTTGCCGCCGACCGCAAGAGCCAGGTGGGAAGCGGGGACCGCAGCGAGCGCATCAGGACCTACAACTTCCCGCAGGGGAGGATGACCGACCACAGGATCGGCCTGACCCTGTACCGACTCGACGCCATCATGGCTGGCGACATTGCCGAGATCGCCGATTCCCTGCGTCAGCACTACCAGATGGAAGCGCTGCAGGCCCAGAGCGAGGGGATGTAA
- a CDS encoding CvpA family protein: protein MILLDILIWVVLLFFVAKGFSKGLVREACSLLGLVTGGWAAFRYYSFLSLGIRQFINLPPQVAQPLSFLLIFLLLGVLFYFLGHLLTVIFKVMLLGGINRIGGIVFGFLEGGFLLCVVLYLATTKPMPDKFKGWVSRSKTANAFASTGGSIAAGWEGAVRRETPPQGAHKK, encoded by the coding sequence ATGATCCTTCTCGACATCCTTATCTGGGTGGTATTGCTCTTCTTTGTGGCAAAAGGTTTCTCTAAGGGACTGGTGCGGGAGGCTTGCTCCCTTCTCGGCCTTGTCACGGGCGGCTGGGCCGCTTTCAGATACTATTCATTTCTAAGCCTCGGGATCAGGCAGTTCATCAACCTCCCCCCGCAGGTGGCGCAGCCGCTGTCGTTTCTCCTTATCTTCCTGTTGCTGGGCGTCCTTTTCTATTTCCTCGGTCATCTGCTCACCGTCATCTTCAAGGTCATGCTCCTGGGAGGGATCAACCGGATCGGCGGCATCGTGTTCGGCTTTCTGGAGGGAGGGTTCCTCCTTTGCGTCGTCCTCTACCTCGCGACCACCAAACCCATGCCCGACAAGTTCAAGGGGTGGGTCTCCCGATCCAAGACCGCTAACGCTTTCGCCTCGACCGGGGGGAGCATCGCCGCCGGATGGGAAGGGGCAGTTCGCAGGGAAAC
- the hisF gene encoding imidazole glycerol phosphate synthase subunit HisF has translation MLTKRIIPCLDVKGGRVVKGVQFLGLRDAGDPVEIAELYDQQGADELTFLDITASSDDRDIIIDVVRRTAERVFMPLTVGGGVRVVEDIRRLLNAGADKVSINTAAVHRPEFVSEAAEKFGSQCTVVAIDARSRAGGGWEVYTHGGRNPTGIDAVEWAQRMESMGAGEILLTSMDRDGTKDGYDLPLTRAVVDAVSIPVIASGGVGGLSHLYDGFTQAGASACLAASIFHYREYTIEEAKSYLRDRGVPVRL, from the coding sequence ATGCTGACCAAAAGAATCATCCCCTGCCTCGACGTGAAGGGGGGGCGGGTAGTCAAAGGTGTACAGTTCCTCGGGCTGCGTGACGCTGGGGACCCGGTGGAGATCGCCGAGCTGTACGACCAGCAGGGGGCCGACGAACTCACCTTCCTCGACATCACCGCTTCCTCGGACGACCGCGACATCATCATCGACGTGGTGCGCCGCACCGCCGAGCGCGTCTTCATGCCGCTGACGGTGGGTGGCGGGGTCCGGGTGGTCGAGGACATCAGGCGCCTTCTGAACGCCGGCGCGGACAAGGTTTCCATAAACACGGCCGCCGTGCACCGCCCGGAGTTCGTGAGCGAGGCGGCCGAGAAGTTCGGCTCGCAGTGCACCGTGGTCGCCATCGACGCCCGCAGCAGGGCCGGCGGGGGATGGGAGGTCTACACCCACGGCGGGAGGAACCCGACCGGGATCGACGCTGTGGAGTGGGCCCAGCGGATGGAGAGCATGGGGGCGGGGGAGATCCTCCTTACCTCCATGGACCGCGATGGCACCAAGGACGGCTACGACCTGCCGCTCACCCGCGCGGTGGTCGACGCGGTCAGCATCCCGGTCATCGCCTCCGGCGGCGTCGGCGGGCTGTCCCATCTCTACGACGGCTTCACCCAGGCTGGCGCCAGTGCCTGCCTTGCCGCCTCCATCTTCCACTACCGCGAGTACACCATCGAAGAGGCGAAGAGCTACCTCCGCGACCGTGGCGTGCCGGTACGACTCTAG
- a CDS encoding GatB/YqeY domain-containing protein, giving the protein MQLQERLNADLKEAMKSRDALRISTIRMLLSSVKNRAIELRRDLSDAEVTETIVTLCKQRRESIRLFKEAGRQELVDKEEAELGLLTGYLPQQLTREELVSLVEKVIAETSATSGKDMGKVMKAIQPLVSGRADGKLVSEVVKEKLA; this is encoded by the coding sequence ATGCAACTGCAGGAGAGATTAAACGCGGATCTTAAGGAAGCGATGAAGAGTCGCGATGCCTTGCGCATCTCGACGATCCGCATGCTGCTCTCCTCGGTGAAGAACCGCGCCATCGAACTCAGACGCGATCTGAGCGATGCGGAAGTCACCGAAACCATAGTTACCCTCTGCAAGCAGCGCAGGGAATCCATCAGGCTCTTTAAGGAAGCAGGCAGACAGGAGCTAGTGGATAAGGAGGAGGCGGAGCTTGGGCTCCTGACCGGTTACCTCCCCCAGCAGCTGACACGGGAAGAGCTGGTATCCCTTGTGGAGAAAGTCATAGCGGAAACCTCCGCCACGAGCGGAAAGGACATGGGCAAGGTGATGAAAGCCATCCAACCCCTGGTTTCCGGCCGCGCAGACGGTAAATTGGTGAGCGAAGTTGTAAAGGAAAAGCTCGCATGA
- the hisB gene encoding imidazoleglycerol-phosphate dehydratase HisB — MARSAAIERITKETQIKLSLEIDGKGEAQICTSVPFLDHMLDLFARHGLFDLKVEAHGDIDIDFHHTVEDIGIVLGTAFKEALGDKCGIRRYGNAVVPMDEVLASVATDLSGRPYLVYNVELPKVKIGDFDVELVREFFQGFVNHCGANLHLNLMYGDNVHHIVEACFKAAARALDQATQLDSRIEGVMSTKGKL; from the coding sequence ATGGCTAGATCGGCAGCTATCGAAAGGATCACCAAGGAGACGCAGATCAAGCTCTCCCTCGAAATCGACGGCAAGGGGGAGGCGCAGATCTGCACCTCGGTGCCTTTTCTGGATCACATGCTCGACCTTTTTGCCCGGCACGGCCTGTTCGACCTGAAGGTCGAGGCCCACGGCGACATCGACATCGACTTCCACCATACCGTCGAGGACATCGGCATCGTGCTCGGCACCGCCTTCAAGGAGGCCCTCGGCGACAAGTGCGGCATCCGCCGCTACGGCAACGCCGTGGTGCCGATGGACGAAGTGCTGGCGAGCGTCGCCACTGACCTCTCCGGCCGCCCTTACCTGGTCTACAACGTCGAACTTCCCAAGGTGAAGATCGGGGATTTCGACGTCGAGTTGGTGCGCGAATTCTTCCAGGGGTTCGTGAACCACTGCGGCGCGAACCTCCACCTGAACCTGATGTACGGCGACAACGTCCATCACATCGTCGAGGCCTGCTTCAAGGCGGCGGCACGTGCGCTGGACCAGGCGACCCAACTGGATTCCAGGATCGAAGGGGTCATGTCCACCAAGGGGAAGCTTTAA
- a CDS encoding phosphoribosyl-ATP diphosphatase, with amino-acid sequence MEKPKDDIIAAVYRVIQERKANPSESSYTASLMAKGVDKILKKVGEEATEVVIAGKGGKREEIVYETADLIFHNLVLLGFYDIDPEEVYAELRRRFGISGIEEKESRVG; translated from the coding sequence ATGGAAAAACCCAAGGACGACATCATCGCCGCGGTTTACCGCGTGATCCAGGAGCGCAAGGCCAACCCCAGCGAATCCTCCTACACCGCGAGCCTCATGGCCAAAGGGGTTGATAAGATCCTCAAGAAGGTCGGCGAGGAGGCGACGGAGGTCGTCATCGCCGGGAAAGGCGGGAAGCGCGAGGAGATCGTCTACGAGACGGCCGACCTGATCTTCCACAACCTGGTGCTCTTGGGCTTCTACGACATCGACCCGGAAGAGGTCTATGCCGAACTGAGGCGCCGCTTCGGCATTTCGGGTATCGAAGAGAAGGAATCCAGGGTAGGTTAA
- the prmC gene encoding peptide chain release factor N(5)-glutamine methyltransferase: MTANAEKWDVLKVLNWTKGYLAEKGVENPRLEAEWMLCEALSLDRVGLYLNFDKPLSDAELALYRGMVARRGRREPLQYILGSQEFMGLEFRVTPAVLIPRHDTEVLVTEAVKRGASCRSILDIGTGSGCVAVAVAKALPEAEVSTVDVSGEAIEVARGNAERNGVSVQFFHGSLFEPFAGKRFDMVVSNPPYITSTDLATLQQEVRDFEPVGALDGGGDGLDFYRRITAGAPAHLNPGGWLLFEVGAGQAGDVLELLNSCGFTNDRFTQTDPAGIERVAGGRLA; encoded by the coding sequence ATGACCGCCAACGCCGAAAAATGGGATGTCCTCAAGGTTCTCAACTGGACCAAGGGGTACCTGGCCGAAAAAGGGGTGGAGAACCCCCGCCTGGAGGCTGAGTGGATGCTTTGCGAGGCGCTCTCGCTGGACCGGGTCGGGCTCTACCTGAACTTCGACAAGCCGCTTTCCGACGCCGAGCTCGCCCTCTACCGCGGCATGGTGGCCCGTCGCGGCAGGCGCGAGCCGCTGCAGTACATCCTGGGGAGCCAGGAGTTCATGGGGCTCGAATTCCGGGTCACCCCCGCAGTCCTCATCCCGCGCCACGACACGGAGGTGCTGGTGACCGAGGCGGTGAAGAGGGGTGCTTCGTGCCGCAGCATCCTCGACATCGGCACCGGGAGCGGCTGCGTCGCCGTTGCCGTCGCCAAGGCGCTCCCCGAGGCCGAGGTCTCCACCGTGGACGTTTCCGGCGAGGCTATCGAGGTGGCCCGGGGGAACGCGGAGCGAAACGGGGTGTCCGTGCAGTTTTTCCACGGGTCCCTGTTCGAGCCGTTTGCCGGGAAGCGCTTCGATATGGTAGTATCCAACCCGCCCTACATCACCTCGACCGATCTCGCCACGCTTCAGCAGGAGGTGCGCGATTTCGAGCCGGTGGGCGCCCTCGACGGGGGAGGCGACGGGCTCGATTTCTACCGGCGCATCACGGCCGGCGCTCCGGCTCACCTGAACCCGGGCGGCTGGCTCTTGTTCGAGGTGGGGGCCGGGCAGGCGGGCGATGTGCTGGAGCTTTTGAATTCCTGCGGCTTCACCAACGACAGGTTCACCCAGACCGACCCTGCAGGTATTGAGCGGGTGGCAGGCGGCAGGCTCGCGTAG
- the murA gene encoding UDP-N-acetylglucosamine 1-carboxyvinyltransferase yields the protein MEKLVIKGGNKLSGEVTVSGSKNAALPIFISTILAPGCHTISNVPFLRDINTTIKVLEKLGATVDGRGNVVKIDTTNLNSFEATYDLVRTMRASVLVLGPLLARFGQARVSLPGGCAIGARPINLHLKGLAALGAEITLEHGYVEAKAKKLKGARINFDISTVGGTEQLLMAAATAQGETILENAAREPEIVDLAEILIKMGAEIEGAGTDTIRIRGVEQLTAAEHAVMPDRIEAGTFMIASAITGGDIKIKNMRLDHLDALSFKLQDAGVEITNKDNMVRVKGPKKIRNVNIKTRPYPGFPTDMQAQFMALMCIAEGASVISENIFENRFMHVSELLRFGADIICEGNSATVKGVKKLSGAPVMATDLRASASLILAALAADNTSEISRIYHLDRGYESIEKKLAGLGADIVRVPDEEGP from the coding sequence GTGGAAAAACTGGTAATCAAAGGTGGCAACAAGCTCTCCGGAGAAGTGACCGTAAGCGGATCCAAGAACGCTGCCCTCCCCATATTCATCTCCACCATCCTGGCTCCGGGATGCCACACCATCAGCAACGTTCCCTTCCTGAGGGACATCAACACCACCATCAAGGTACTCGAGAAGCTGGGCGCCACGGTTGACGGCAGGGGGAACGTGGTCAAGATCGACACCACGAACCTGAACAGCTTCGAGGCGACCTACGACCTCGTGCGCACCATGCGCGCCTCGGTCCTCGTGCTCGGCCCGCTTCTCGCGCGCTTTGGCCAGGCCCGCGTCTCGCTTCCGGGGGGATGCGCCATCGGCGCCCGTCCCATCAACCTGCACCTCAAGGGGCTCGCGGCGCTGGGCGCCGAGATCACCCTGGAGCACGGCTATGTCGAGGCGAAGGCGAAGAAGCTCAAGGGTGCGCGCATCAATTTCGACATCTCCACTGTCGGCGGCACCGAGCAGCTCCTGATGGCGGCGGCCACGGCACAGGGCGAGACCATCCTGGAGAACGCAGCGCGCGAGCCGGAGATCGTCGATCTCGCGGAGATCCTGATCAAGATGGGAGCCGAAATCGAGGGCGCCGGCACCGACACCATCCGCATCAGGGGGGTTGAGCAGTTGACTGCTGCCGAGCACGCGGTGATGCCGGACCGCATCGAGGCCGGGACCTTCATGATCGCCTCCGCCATCACCGGCGGCGACATCAAGATCAAGAACATGCGCCTGGACCACCTGGACGCCCTCTCCTTCAAACTGCAGGACGCCGGCGTCGAGATCACCAACAAGGACAACATGGTCCGCGTCAAAGGCCCCAAGAAGATCCGCAACGTGAACATCAAGACCAGGCCCTACCCCGGTTTCCCGACCGACATGCAGGCCCAGTTCATGGCGCTCATGTGCATCGCCGAGGGGGCCAGCGTCATCTCGGAGAACATCTTCGAGAACCGCTTCATGCACGTATCCGAGCTGCTTCGCTTCGGCGCCGACATCATCTGCGAGGGGAACAGCGCCACGGTGAAGGGGGTCAAGAAGCTCTCCGGGGCTCCGGTCATGGCCACCGACCTGCGCGCCTCCGCGTCGCTGATCCTGGCCGCGCTTGCCGCCGACAACACCAGCGAGATCTCCAGGATCTACCATCTCGACCGCGGCTACGAGAGCATCGAGAAGAAGCTCGCCGGTCTCGGCGCCGACATAGTCCGCGTCCCGGACGAAGAAGGCCCCTAA
- the hisD gene encoding histidinol dehydrogenase, translated as MQFLDIREADFQAKFDAIVERGEESGREVEEVVLGIISEVRSRGDEALLEYTRRFDRLECDAAGLEVTPEELDRAVAQVEPKDLAALKLAVERVARFHEKQKQQSWISTEESDIMVGQKVTPLAKVGIYVPGGKACYPSSVVMNAVPAKVAGVGEIVMVVPAPGGEMNPHVLAAAKLSGVDRIFRIGGAQAVAALAYGTATVPKVDKITGPGNIYVATAKKLVFGQVGIDMIAGPSEILVINDGSGNPVHVAADLLSQAEHDELASSVLITTDRGFGEKVAAEVECQLKELSREAIARKSWESFGVIIVAGNLEEAIAFSNRIAPEHLELAVENPFEILPLITNAGAIFMGHYTPEAAGDYLAGPNHTLPTGGTARFFSPLSVDDFVKKSSIIHFTRGGLERVGADIVRISRLEGLDAHGRSVSLRLNK; from the coding sequence ATGCAGTTCCTCGACATTAGGGAAGCAGATTTTCAGGCTAAGTTCGACGCCATAGTGGAGCGTGGCGAGGAGTCCGGGCGCGAGGTCGAGGAGGTCGTCCTCGGCATCATCTCCGAGGTGAGGAGCCGCGGTGACGAAGCGCTCCTGGAATACACCAGGCGCTTCGACCGGCTGGAGTGCGACGCAGCCGGGCTCGAGGTGACGCCGGAGGAGCTCGACAGAGCCGTCGCCCAGGTGGAGCCGAAGGATCTCGCGGCGCTGAAGCTCGCAGTGGAGCGGGTGGCCCGCTTCCACGAGAAGCAGAAGCAGCAGAGCTGGATCTCCACCGAGGAGAGCGACATCATGGTGGGGCAGAAGGTGACACCGCTGGCGAAGGTCGGCATCTACGTCCCCGGCGGCAAGGCCTGCTACCCCTCCAGCGTGGTCATGAACGCCGTTCCGGCCAAGGTAGCGGGTGTTGGCGAGATCGTCATGGTGGTGCCGGCCCCGGGCGGTGAGATGAACCCGCACGTCCTTGCCGCGGCGAAGCTCTCCGGCGTCGACCGCATCTTCCGCATCGGCGGCGCCCAGGCGGTGGCGGCACTTGCCTACGGCACGGCCACCGTCCCCAAGGTCGACAAGATCACCGGCCCAGGCAACATCTACGTCGCCACCGCGAAGAAGCTCGTCTTCGGCCAGGTGGGCATCGACATGATCGCCGGTCCGAGCGAGATCCTGGTAATCAACGACGGCAGCGGCAATCCCGTCCACGTGGCGGCCGATCTCCTCTCCCAGGCGGAGCACGATGAGCTCGCCTCTTCCGTACTGATCACCACCGACCGCGGCTTCGGCGAGAAGGTGGCGGCCGAGGTGGAGTGCCAGCTGAAAGAGCTTTCCCGCGAGGCCATCGCGCGCAAGTCGTGGGAATCCTTCGGCGTCATCATCGTGGCGGGGAACCTGGAGGAGGCCATCGCTTTTTCCAACCGGATCGCTCCAGAGCACCTGGAGCTCGCCGTCGAGAACCCGTTCGAGATCCTGCCGCTCATCACCAACGCCGGCGCCATATTCATGGGGCACTACACACCGGAAGCGGCCGGCGACTACCTGGCCGGACCCAACCACACCCTGCCCACCGGCGGGACGGCGCGCTTCTTCTCGCCGCTCTCAGTGGACGACTTCGTCAAGAAAAGCTCCATCATCCACTTCACCCGCGGCGGCCTTGAGCGCGTCGGAGCAGACATCGTCAGGATCTCCCGCCTGGAGGGGCTCGACGCCCACGGCAGGTCGGTGAGCCTCAGGTTGAACAAGTAG